A genomic region of Rhipicephalus sanguineus isolate Rsan-2018 chromosome 3, BIME_Rsan_1.4, whole genome shotgun sequence contains the following coding sequences:
- the LOC119388194 gene encoding recQ-mediated genome instability protein 1-like: MSQVDDLVERFAQQHIRVNRNWLQACARHVQEESAASEQRTTFGGDVYKQVYYQLLLTNLWELGMTCLPESAVTAHKLMLKGSFFLQVDSVHDVSQPAYSQLLKITNTENPNTVVQADPVEKPSPWQAQPKRMLKLELTDGTRRIQAIEFEPIRSMSVDMRPGIKVLITGPVECRRGVMFLRADNVRVLGGMVESLLEGNCREALLCRVLGRDPAQVLGNAPRQLTANRPERDSEDTNNRQNSSDRTSDHPVRVPAASGSPRIGTDFHNDSRATTIPLANSNSTTVRMTSSVLDVDNVWDRADGTDMDPDDVLMSQIDLGKLEPEAGMHDFTDDDVDEDLLREQLEFQAQAAGDGILQDTARTDEHNAGEPRPRRASTNDRPLNEEPQRQNVDTQSSPSLPYTQLSSVLKGGKHPDSSEVVIIKGYISTPTSKLKVGPEETWQLSAIVTDDTASLEVDIENSLLANWMGLTATDAKKKRKLSSKFKEFFAEKVAQCQEKMRSLNGLLTISFSGSDATLPVLLDYDEWKQD, from the coding sequence ATGAGCCAAGTGGACGATCTCGTTGAAAGGTTCGCGCAGCAGCATATCAGAGTTAACAGAAATTGGCTGCAAGCTTGTGCCCGGCATGTTCAGGAGGAAAGCGCTGCTTCTGAGCAAAGAACGACATTTGGCGGCGACGTGTACAAGCAAGTCTACTACCAACTGCTCCTGACAAATCTCTGGGAATTGGGAATGACTTGCCTGCCAGAGAGTGCGGTCACCGCTCACAAGCTTATGCTCAAGGGTTCATTTTTTCTCCAAGTGGACAGTGTGCATGACGTCAGTCAGCCGGCGTACTCTCAGCTGCTGAAAATCACAAACACCGAGAATCCAAACACCGTCGTCCAGGCGGATCCGGTCGAGAAGCCATCTCCGTGGCAGGCGCAGCCGAAGAGGATGCTCAAGCTTGAACTCACTGACGGCACTCGGCGGATCCAGGCCATCGAGTTCGAACCGATAAGATCCATGAGCGTCGACATGCGGCCTGGCATCAAAGTTCTCATCACGGGTCCCGTCGAATGCCGACGAGGCGTGATGTTCCTACGTGCAGACAACGTGCGTGTCCTCGGCGGCATGGTCGAATCTCTCTTGGAAGGCAACTGTCGAGAGGCGCTGCTCTGCCGAGTGCTGGGTCGCGATCCTGCTCAAGTACTGGGCAACGCACCGCGCCAATTGACCGCCAACCGCCCAGAAAGGGACAGCGAGGACACGAATAATCGCCAGAATAGTAGTGATCGAACGTCTGATCATCCGGTGCGAGTCCCTGCAGCTAGCGGATCTCCGCGAATCGGcactgatttccacaatgacaGCAGAGCGACGACCATTCCATTGGCGAACAGCAACTCGACAACAGTGCGAATGACCTCATCAGTGTTAGACGTAGACAATGTGTGGGATAGAGCTGATGGGACGGACATGGATCCTGATGACGTGTTGATGAGCCAGATTGACTTGGGCAAGCTAGAACCGGAAGCTGGAATGCACGACTTCACTGACGACGATGTTGACGAAGACCTCCTTCGGGAGCAGCTTGAATTCCAAGCACAGGCTGCAGGTGATGGAATATTGCAGGATACTGCCAGAACTGATGAGCACAATGCTGGTGAGCCACGTCCTCGCAGAGCAAGCACAAATGATAGGCCACTAAATGAGGAGCCCCAGCGACAGAATGTTGACACACagtcatcaccctcacttccatacACACAGCTTAGCTCTGTGTTGAAAGGTGGCAAGCATCCTGACAGCTCCGAGGTTGTGATTATCAAAGGCTACATTTCCACACCAACAAGCAAACTGAAGGTAGGTCCAGAAGAAACGTGGCAGCTTTCAGCCATTGTCACTGATGATACTGCTTCGTTGGAGGTGGATATCGAAAATTCCTTGTTGGCAAATTGGATGGGCTTGACTGCAACTGATGCAAAAAAGAAGCGTAAGTTGTCTTCAAAATTCAAGGAGTTCTTTGCAGAGAAGGTAGCACAATGTCAAGAGAAAATGAGGTCTTTAAATGGGCTGCTAACAATCAGTTTCTCTGGCAGTGATGCAACGCTGCCTGTGCTACTAGACTACGACGAATGGAAACAAGACTGA
- the LOC119385242 gene encoding uncharacterized protein LOC119385242 — protein MNLDDRDRLTEFSRNFSESSVYASYVTAWNRVVLCYEGSASDQQGRSWSMDRQLTAIRNFFRRLFFRNKEVAAAAGQNAEHAESAADVVANHENAASKHDEQLGDHKDPSDDYHNQVARPAQLKSPFTHSTKCGHF, from the exons ATGAACCTGGACGACAGGGACCGGCTGACCGAGTTTAGCCGCAACTTCAGCGAGTCGTCTGTGTACGCCTCCTATGTGACGGCCTGGAACAGAGTG GTCTTGTGCTACGAGGGGTCCGCGTCTGACCAGCAAGGCAGGAGCTGGAGCATGGACAGGCAGCTGACAGCTATCCGCAACTTCTTCCGCCGGTTGTTCTTCCGGAACAAGGAGGTCGCCGCAGCTGCCGGACAGAATGCGGAACACGCCGAATCTGCGGCCGATGTCGTTGCCAACCAC gaaaaCGCGGCTAGCAAACATGACGAGCAGCTGGGAGACCACAAGGATCCCAGCGACGACTACCACAACCAAGTTGCAAGACCAGCGCAACTTAAGAGTCCCTTCACGCACAGTACGAAATGTGGACATTTCTAG